The DNA window CAAGCGCCTGCTGCTCCCGCCGGACTCGCGCAACCGCAGCTTCCAACGCCTGACGGAGCGGCTCGTATGCCTCCCGAAAAGCCCGCACCGCCAGCTCACGACGCACAACCGTACGCACCGCGGCATCGACCGTGGTGAACGTTTCGGAGGGCAGATGCGCCAGATGCGCCAGTGGAACCAACGCGAAGTGCGTCGTCCAGCGATCCACCTGATAGCATCGGGGGGTTGGACATGCCAGCTCCTTTTCGAGCGTTCGCCCTGCCTCGTACAACCGCCGAAGCTCTGTTACGCCACAGGTAGCCGGTGTCGGCACCTGTACCCCGGCCCGAAATACCGTCTCCTGCGCCAACAGGGCATCAAACAACGGAAATGCCGCGGCCACAGCCTGCGCGAGCGTTTTCCGGTCGGTTCGCCATCGTGCCTGAAATGCCTCCAACGAATCCACTACCGGCGCCGGATGCGGTATCGGGGCCTTCTGACCACGCCAGACTTCATCCCGCTGAAAAGCAGCCCGCACCCGCCCGTCAGGCGCTACCCAGAGCACATTGGGCCGCGGGCCATACAGCCAGCACTGGAACCAAGACCCATCATCCAGCTCAAAAAACAGCACACGATCGCGTTCAGCCACCCGCACGCTGCGGAGCGTACGCCCCTGCGCTTCCTCAAACAGGGTGGCTACATTGCGGCGCGCCCGACTGTACCCCTCAACGCAAAACACGTAGCGAAAGGCCCCGGTCGAGATACGTACCATCCACTCGGCTGCTGGTTGTGCAAAGGCCAGTATCAGCTCGTCCCGCACCTGCGAGAAAGCATCGGCCAGCAGACTCCCTGCCAGCGTACGATGCCATTCGTCAGCCAGGGCCCGCCATGTGTAGTAAGTGTGCAGCATCCCCCTCTACAAACAATCTGACCGCGTGAACGGCCAAGTGCAAGCCGGGATCCTACCTGCGCTGCTGACGGCGCTCAACAAGTACCGAAAGCCCCCAGATCAACGCCCACGCCACCGCCATCCACCACCAGCGCCCTACCAGCAGGACAAGCACGTTGAGGCCATAGAGCACATGAAACAAGGTAGCAGGTGTGCTACGCTGCATCCGAGGCAGGTGCGGCGCGGCCAGCAACGCGCCCAGCTTGAGCAGCAGCATAAGGGGCGTGTAGACAAGTACGATCCAGCGCGCCCAGGATAACGCCGGAATTGCGGCCAGCACAATTATACCCGTAACGATAAGGTCCAACAGCGCCTCTCTGAGCCAGCGTCCCATTTTTATCTGATCCGGCAACCATCAAGTCGCCTGAAATATCGCTATTTTTGACTTCCTGTGAAGCGTTTCCTCTCTTTTTTTCAGTTCTTTAAGCACAATTCCCCTTCCGACATTGCACCACATGCCCGGGATATCGATTTTTGCATATCAG is part of the Rhodothermus sp. genome and encodes:
- a CDS encoding NFACT RNA binding domain-containing protein: MLHTYYTWRALADEWHRTLAGSLLADAFSQVRDELILAFAQPAAEWMVRISTGAFRYVFCVEGYSRARRNVATLFEEAQGRTLRSVRVAERDRVLFFELDDGSWFQCWLYGPRPNVLWVAPDGRVRAAFQRDEVWRGQKAPIPHPAPVVDSLEAFQARWRTDRKTLAQAVAAAFPLFDALLAQETVFRAGVQVPTPATCGVTELRRLYEAGRTLEKELACPTPRCYQVDRWTTHFALVPLAHLAHLPSETFTTVDAAVRTVVRRELAVRAFREAYEPLRQALEAAVARVRREQQALEATLARPDRADQYERWGHLLMAQAHQVPAGAEAVTLPDWFGDGTGVRIPLDPTRSAVENAQAYYERARQTRQERAALRQRLDDVRQRLSQLEALLAELEPVDTMAALRAFRQRHTRELAALGLGRASQKQSSAAPAFRRVPLGGGFEAWIGRNARENDTLTFHHARKYDLWLHARGVPGSHVILRVPGRNRRPDRKVLERAASLAAYFSKARGSSVVPVVVVPRKYVRKPRGAEPGTVVFEREEVLLVEPRPPEAVQTENS